In Rhodospirillum rubrum ATCC 11170, a genomic segment contains:
- a CDS encoding electron transfer flavoprotein-ubiquinone oxidoreductase → MDRETMSFDVVVVGGGPSGLASAIRLKQLRPDTSVCLIEKGAEIGAHILSGAVIEPRALDELLPDWAESAERGEAPFDCPAREDRLLLLTRRRAFRLPLPREMNNHGNYIVSLGVLCRWLAARAEALGVEIFPGFAAAEVLYDGTGAVCGVATGDMGVGRDGRPTAAHTPGVALLARQTLFAEGCRGSLSAQLGDRFALRRACDPQAYGLGLKELWEIPAENHQPGLILHTAGWPLPSDTYGGSFLYHLGTNQVAVGYVVALDYANPYLSPFEEFQRHKTHPAIADHLRGGRRIAYGARALSEGGLQSLPQLTFPGGALIGDTAGFLNVPKIKGTHAAMKSAMLAAEAVVRALDEGRVEALGYTPAFAASWLHKELHAVRNVRPSFRWGRWAGFAYAGLESVVLRGKAPWTLRNRADHLHLGKAADHRPIDYAKPDGVLTFDRLSSVYLSNTNHVEDQPCHLRLKDPEVAIATNLAVFDAPEQRYCPAGVYEVVREGAAEPRLQINAQNCLHCKTCDIKDPTQNIVWTVPEGGGGPAYSAM, encoded by the coding sequence ATGGATCGTGAGACGATGAGCTTTGACGTGGTGGTGGTGGGGGGCGGCCCCTCCGGGCTGGCCAGCGCCATTCGCCTGAAGCAATTGCGCCCCGACACCTCGGTTTGTTTGATCGAGAAGGGGGCGGAGATCGGCGCCCATATCCTGTCGGGCGCGGTGATCGAACCCCGGGCCCTGGATGAATTGCTGCCCGATTGGGCCGAGAGCGCCGAGCGCGGCGAGGCGCCCTTCGACTGTCCGGCCCGCGAGGATCGCCTGTTGCTGTTAACCCGACGGCGGGCCTTTCGCCTGCCCTTGCCGCGCGAAATGAACAACCATGGCAATTACATCGTCAGCCTGGGGGTGCTCTGCCGCTGGCTGGCGGCGCGGGCCGAGGCCTTGGGGGTCGAGATCTTTCCCGGCTTCGCCGCCGCCGAGGTGCTTTATGACGGGACCGGCGCCGTCTGCGGCGTGGCCACCGGCGACATGGGGGTGGGCCGCGATGGTCGGCCGACCGCCGCCCATACGCCCGGCGTCGCCTTGCTCGCCCGCCAGACCCTGTTCGCCGAGGGCTGCCGGGGATCGTTGAGCGCCCAACTCGGCGATCGCTTCGCCCTGCGCCGCGCCTGCGATCCCCAGGCCTATGGCCTTGGCCTAAAGGAACTGTGGGAGATTCCGGCCGAGAACCATCAGCCGGGATTGATCCTGCACACCGCCGGTTGGCCCTTGCCGTCCGATACCTATGGCGGATCGTTCCTCTATCACCTGGGAACCAATCAGGTGGCGGTCGGCTATGTGGTGGCCCTTGATTACGCCAATCCCTATCTGTCGCCCTTCGAGGAATTCCAGCGTCACAAGACCCATCCGGCGATCGCCGACCATCTGCGCGGCGGGCGGCGCATCGCCTATGGGGCGCGGGCGCTTTCGGAAGGCGGGCTGCAATCCCTGCCGCAACTGACCTTTCCCGGCGGGGCGCTGATCGGCGATACCGCCGGTTTCCTCAATGTTCCCAAGATCAAGGGCACCCATGCGGCGATGAAATCGGCAATGCTGGCGGCCGAGGCGGTGGTCCGGGCCTTGGATGAGGGCAGGGTGGAGGCTTTGGGCTACACCCCGGCCTTCGCCGCCAGCTGGCTGCACAAGGAATTGCACGCCGTGCGCAATGTGCGGCCCAGCTTCCGCTGGGGGCGGTGGGCCGGCTTCGCCTATGCGGGACTGGAAAGTGTCGTTCTGCGCGGCAAGGCGCCCTGGACCCTGCGCAACCGCGCCGACCACCTGCACCTGGGCAAGGCGGCCGATCACCGACCCATCGACTATGCCAAACCCGATGGCGTGCTGACCTTCGACCGCCTGTCCTCGGTCTATCTGTCCAACACCAATCACGTCGAAGACCAACCCTGCCACCTGCGTCTGAAAGACCCCGAGGTGGCGATCGCCACCAATCTGGCGGTTTTCGACGCCCCCGAGCAGCGCTATTGCCCGGCCGGCGTCTATGAGGTGGTGCGCGAGGGCGCGGCCGAGCCGCGCCTGCAGATCAACGCCCAGAACTGCCTGCATTGCAAAACCTGCGACATCAAGGATCCCACCCAGAACATTGTCTGGACCGTGCCCGAAGGCGGCGGCGGCCCGGCCTATTCGGCGATGTGA
- a CDS encoding DUF6134 family protein → MTSGPPRLFAPLLALALVVLAPGSGQAADPLANRALVYEIRANDSPIGRETVTLRRQGGETRVVVETLSDTRILFVSVHYDHHREELWRNGALVSVTTRTNDDGTRHSLSVVDQGGGRQVTVDGKPADLPTDALPLTLWTRAVVAGRPLYSVIDAELYSVASQAKGKETVVIAGAAIDAERFSLKGDIDRELWYDGEGLLLRATFSRRSFPIEFIRLSQ, encoded by the coding sequence ATGACCTCTGGTCCCCCGCGGCTTTTCGCCCCGTTGCTCGCCCTCGCCCTGGTCGTCCTCGCGCCCGGGTCCGGCCAGGCCGCCGATCCCTTGGCCAACCGCGCCCTCGTCTATGAGATCCGCGCCAACGACTCGCCGATCGGCCGCGAAACCGTGACCTTGCGCCGCCAGGGCGGGGAAACCCGCGTCGTCGTCGAGACGCTGAGCGACACCCGCATCCTCTTCGTCAGCGTCCATTACGACCACCACCGCGAGGAGCTGTGGCGCAATGGTGCTTTGGTCTCGGTTACGACGCGCACCAATGACGACGGCACCCGCCATAGCCTCAGCGTGGTTGATCAAGGCGGGGGCCGTCAGGTCACCGTTGACGGCAAGCCTGCGGATTTACCGACCGATGCCCTACCCCTGACGCTGTGGACCCGCGCCGTGGTCGCGGGGCGGCCGCTCTATAGCGTCATCGACGCCGAGCTTTACAGCGTCGCCAGTCAGGCCAAGGGCAAGGAGACGGTGGTGATCGCCGGCGCGGCCATTGACGCCGAGCGTTTTTCCCTCAAGGGCGATATCGACCGCGAGTTGTGGTACGACGGCGAGGGCCTTTTGCTCAGGGCGACGTTCAGCCGTCGGAGTTTTCCCATCGAATTCATACGTTTATCCCAATAA
- a CDS encoding SCP2 sterol-binding domain-containing protein, which produces MRDGEMTDRLTADIDRLDRLGAVVRFDLGADGQLIVDARTAPARLGDDDLDADCTISLSANNLGKLLAGTLDPMLAFAMGRIRVSGSKGVAMKLVAALE; this is translated from the coding sequence TTGCGCGATGGGGAAATGACCGATCGCCTGACGGCCGACATCGATCGTCTCGACCGCCTGGGCGCCGTCGTCCGCTTCGATCTGGGGGCCGATGGCCAGCTGATCGTCGACGCCCGAACCGCTCCGGCCCGCCTGGGAGACGACGACCTCGATGCCGATTGCACCATCTCCCTGTCGGCGAACAATCTAGGCAAGCTGCTCGCGGGCACCCTTGATCCGATGCTCGCCTTCGCCATGGGACGGATCCGCGTCAGCGGCTCCAAGGGCGTCGCCATGAAACTCGTCGCGGCTTTGGAATAG
- a CDS encoding long-chain fatty acid--CoA ligase, translated as MISATMMTTPLLLSGVIEHAARCHGETEVVSRRDDGTLHRQTYADTASRARRLARALIELGAAPGDAIGTLAWNGNRHLELYYGVPGAGMVCHTINPRLFAEQIAFIIKDAGDRFLFVDPGFLGLLAGILPDLPALEAVVVMDDHAPAAELAGVRLLAYEEVLAAQTDDAFDWPSFDENAAAGICYTSGTTGNPKGVVYSHRSTILHALSAVQPDVFALSARDTVMPVVPMFHVNAWGMPHAAPMVGAKLVLPGGRLDGASLIELIRGEQVTATAGVPTVWQGLLGHVEAKGGGLAPLDRVVIGGAACPQSMMSRFAALGTRAIHAWGMTETSPLCVASVLTARHRDLGEDEALRLRLKQGRPAFGAELRIVDHAGRALPWDGVTRGMLEVRGPWICAGYLNNPDRTAFSADGWFATGDVATITTDGFMDIVDRTKDVIKSGGEWISSIALENIAIGHPAVREVAAIARPDARWGERPRLIVALREGATLTPGEMAAWFEGKVAKWWIPDDLVIVETLPHTATGKLQKRELRQVYGAERLESAQAL; from the coding sequence ATGATATCCGCGACGATGATGACCACGCCGCTTCTTCTCTCCGGCGTGATCGAGCACGCGGCGCGCTGCCATGGCGAAACCGAGGTGGTTTCGCGCCGGGACGACGGAACCCTGCACCGCCAAACCTACGCCGACACCGCGTCGCGGGCCCGTCGTCTGGCCCGGGCCCTGATCGAGCTGGGGGCGGCGCCCGGCGATGCCATCGGCACCCTGGCTTGGAACGGCAACCGCCATCTGGAACTCTATTACGGTGTTCCGGGGGCGGGGATGGTTTGCCACACCATCAATCCCCGGCTGTTCGCCGAGCAGATCGCCTTTATCATCAAAGACGCCGGCGACCGCTTTTTGTTCGTCGATCCCGGCTTCCTCGGCTTGCTTGCGGGGATTTTGCCCGATCTTCCCGCCCTTGAAGCGGTGGTGGTGATGGACGATCACGCCCCCGCGGCCGAGCTTGCCGGGGTTCGCCTGCTGGCTTACGAGGAGGTACTGGCCGCCCAGACCGATGACGCCTTCGACTGGCCGTCGTTCGATGAAAACGCCGCGGCGGGCATCTGTTACACCTCGGGCACCACGGGCAACCCCAAGGGGGTCGTCTATTCCCACCGGTCGACCATCTTGCATGCGCTCAGCGCCGTGCAGCCCGATGTCTTCGCCCTGTCGGCCCGGGATACGGTGATGCCGGTGGTGCCGATGTTCCATGTCAACGCCTGGGGGATGCCCCATGCGGCGCCGATGGTCGGGGCCAAGCTGGTGCTGCCCGGTGGACGGCTTGATGGCGCCAGCCTGATCGAGCTGATTCGCGGCGAACAGGTGACCGCCACCGCCGGGGTGCCGACGGTCTGGCAGGGGCTGCTCGGCCACGTCGAGGCCAAGGGCGGCGGATTGGCGCCGCTGGACCGGGTGGTGATCGGCGGGGCGGCCTGTCCGCAGAGCATGATGAGCCGGTTCGCCGCCTTGGGAACCCGGGCGATCCACGCCTGGGGGATGACCGAGACCAGCCCGCTGTGCGTCGCCAGCGTTTTGACGGCGCGCCACCGTGACCTGGGCGAGGACGAGGCCCTGCGCCTGCGCCTCAAGCAGGGGCGGCCGGCCTTCGGGGCGGAGTTGCGCATCGTCGACCATGCCGGTCGGGCCTTGCCCTGGGATGGGGTGACGCGCGGCATGCTCGAGGTGCGCGGCCCGTGGATCTGCGCGGGCTATCTCAACAATCCCGACCGCACCGCTTTTTCCGCCGATGGCTGGTTCGCCACCGGTGACGTGGCGACGATCACCACCGACGGCTTCATGGACATCGTCGATCGCACCAAGGACGTCATCAAATCGGGTGGCGAATGGATCAGTTCGATCGCCCTGGAAAACATCGCCATCGGCCATCCGGCGGTGCGTGAGGTCGCCGCCATCGCCCGCCCCGATGCGCGCTGGGGCGAGCGTCCCCGCTTGATCGTCGCCCTGCGCGAGGGCGCGACGCTGACCCCGGGCGAAATGGCGGCGTGGTTCGAGGGCAAGGTGGCGAAATGGTGGATCCCCGATGATTTGGTGATCGTGGAAACCCTGCCCCATACGGCGACCGGCAAACTTCAAAAGCGCGAGCTGCGCCAAGTCTATGGCGCCGAGCGGCTGGAAAGCGCCCAAGCCCTATAG
- a CDS encoding OmpP1/FadL family transporter, whose translation MTIIRTSGAVAGLCGLAVALSGGSAWASGFQLKEQSAEGLGNAFAGATAKAYDPSTAFYNPAGLTRLKGTQADSVLTYIMPKAHFSGSGTNALGGSTGSIEGGDAVADAAVPSFYGVYSYNDDLKFGIAANVPFGLRTDYDKNWAGRYQAIESDLQIVTLTPSVAYRVVGDSSFGDFSIGGGPVVQFASVKLTNAVNNFGLVAGDGRAKVSGSDIGYGFNIGALWEPTETTRIGVNYRSRVEHNFDGDAKYTNVARPLAISRGLVNSGASADLTTPDVVSIGAYHEFDPQWAVTADVAWTNWSLFDELKIENDKGGVITRVDESWEDTMFVALGGIYKPVEDVALRIGVAYDQAPVGKKHRTARIPDTNRYWLAAGVSYAVTDSFSLDASYAHIFADRVSINETTAQGNLTGTYDSSIDILSASATLRF comes from the coding sequence ATGACCATTATTCGTACATCCGGGGCCGTCGCCGGTCTGTGTGGACTGGCCGTGGCCCTGAGCGGCGGCTCGGCCTGGGCTTCGGGTTTCCAGTTGAAGGAACAGAGCGCCGAGGGCCTGGGCAACGCCTTCGCCGGCGCCACCGCCAAGGCTTATGACCCGAGCACCGCCTTTTATAACCCCGCCGGCCTCACCCGCCTCAAGGGCACCCAAGCCGACAGCGTTTTGACCTATATCATGCCAAAGGCCCATTTCAGCGGCTCGGGCACCAACGCCCTGGGCGGTTCGACGGGCAGCATCGAAGGCGGCGACGCCGTGGCCGACGCGGCCGTGCCGTCATTCTATGGCGTATACAGCTATAACGACGACCTGAAGTTCGGCATCGCCGCCAATGTGCCCTTCGGCCTGCGCACCGATTACGACAAGAACTGGGCCGGGCGCTATCAGGCGATCGAATCCGATCTGCAGATCGTCACCCTGACGCCTTCGGTGGCCTATCGGGTGGTTGGCGATTCGTCGTTTGGCGATTTCTCGATCGGCGGTGGCCCGGTTGTGCAGTTCGCCTCGGTCAAGCTGACCAACGCCGTCAACAACTTCGGTCTGGTGGCCGGTGACGGTCGCGCCAAGGTCTCGGGCTCGGATATCGGCTACGGCTTCAATATCGGCGCTTTGTGGGAGCCGACCGAAACCACCCGCATCGGCGTCAACTACCGCTCGCGCGTCGAGCACAATTTCGATGGCGACGCCAAATACACCAATGTCGCCCGGCCTTTGGCCATCTCGCGCGGCCTCGTCAACAGCGGCGCCTCGGCCGATTTGACGACCCCGGATGTGGTCAGCATCGGCGCCTATCACGAATTCGATCCGCAATGGGCGGTCACGGCCGATGTCGCCTGGACCAACTGGTCGCTGTTTGACGAATTGAAGATCGAGAACGACAAGGGCGGGGTGATCACCCGCGTCGATGAAAGCTGGGAAGACACCATGTTCGTCGCCCTTGGCGGCATCTACAAGCCGGTCGAGGACGTCGCCCTGCGGATCGGCGTGGCCTATGACCAGGCCCCCGTCGGCAAGAAGCACCGCACCGCCCGCATCCCCGATACCAACCGCTATTGGCTGGCCGCCGGCGTGAGCTACGCGGTGACCGACAGCTTCAGTCTCGACGCCTCCTACGCCCACATCTTCGCCGATCGGGTCAGCATCAACGAAACCACCGCCCAGGGCAATCTGACGGGCACCTACGACAGCTCGATCGACATCCTGTCGGCCAGCGCGACGTTGCGTTTCTAA